AAAGAGAGCCTCTTGGAATTCAGGCTTTGAGCACATATCCCTCCTCGCTAAATTCCACAGCATTTCCGACCCCTCTTGCTGAAGGTGAGCAGTAAGACGATTGCCTCTGTAATCTAGACACTCAACACCGACTGTACCATCAAGAGTATACAACTCCTTTGTGAGTTCGAACTTAGTTCTCTCCTGAGCTAACCTGATGAACTCTGGACTCAAAGCAAAGTTGATGAGCTCTAACGGAAAGTACTCAGAAAAGGCCAGGCCCAGCAGGCAGGTGAGCAGGTGTTCTGGGTATCGACTGAACTCAGGCATCTTTCTGTGAATCTCGCTTATCAGACTAGAATAAAACTCTTCTGTATTGGGTGGCTTATAATTCAAAGTTCCAAATGACCACAGAATCTTGGCTATGTCTTTACTTCGACAGAATGCCACCCGAGGAGGCAAAGAAGCAGCCACAGCATTCATTAGCCCTTCATCCAGGATGCGTAAGGCTGAGCAAGCAAGAGTCAGGTGCATGACACCCTGAACTCCTAGAAAAGGAATTCGCTGAGGAGCGATCTGGCCAAATTGCTTCATGAAATTTACGTGATCCACATGAGTGAAACggaacattttaagaatattcacTAGGGCATAATTACTCAGATGCTGCATGTCAGCACAAGCCAAGTCTCCAAGTTTCCTCATGACATATTCAGAGAGACCACTGCTTGATTTGAAGAACCCCAAACAGATTGTACCAATCTCCTCTAAATTGATCGAGTCTATATACTTGAGAATCAACGATTCTAGTTTTTGCATAAGGTCTTGGGGTACCTGGCGACTTTCACCTATAATATAAATTAGGTGAATCAGCTGGGACAAGGATAGATCTTTCCAATGCAAATTAAGGTAactaaaaaagattttcaaaaaccGAGGTACTTTGCGGCCCAAGTGCCGCCAGAGGTCCGCCACCAAGAGAAGCTGATCTAGACTCATCTCCCACACCTTCCTGCAAAATCTGATTTCATACACATCCAGCACTGAATGGGAGCAAGGGATTCCTAAACTGACAAAGGCTTTCAAAATCTTGATCAGATCTGGGACATCAAAGAGCTGTATGTTTTTCACACTCAGCTGGCAGAGCAAACCAAAGCTGGGACTGGACAGGACAGCAGGGTGCCGCTCTGCAGGCAAAGAGCTCAGCTTACACAGATAATCAGCAATGACTTGAGGCTGGAGATTATCTTGATAAACTGTGATTTTGTGCAAAATTAATTCACCTTCTGAAACGGAAAGGGGCTGACAAGTCTCCGATCTGTTGTAGCTGTGGAGCTGGTACTCTGGTCTTAGCTGTAGGAAACCTCGG
This genomic interval from Mustela lutreola isolate mMusLut2 chromosome 9, mMusLut2.pri, whole genome shotgun sequence contains the following:
- the FASTKD5 gene encoding FAST kinase domain-containing protein 5, mitochondrial, which codes for MALAICRRFPGSFCGTPPRPALIQHHVKKLPGQTCEDCVLTARTICTDPRTAATLKLLKPLGYRAFCSPFACSAAQSVTYWNVGSSARQRGQEAPEHSGLCEPAKKAGNIPSASSSRRLLTTSSALPGSESSGVSASQASTLKPGSPGSTGIVEDNVEVFDSFEDPRGFLQLRPEYQLHSYNRSETCQPLSVSEGELILHKITVYQDNLQPQVIADYLCKLSSLPAERHPAVLSSPSFGLLCQLSVKNIQLFDVPDLIKILKAFVSLGIPCSHSVLDVYEIRFCRKVWEMSLDQLLLVADLWRHLGRKVPRFLKIFFSYLNLHWKDLSLSQLIHLIYIIGESRQVPQDLMQKLESLILKYIDSINLEEIGTICLGFFKSSSGLSEYVMRKLGDLACADMQHLSNYALVNILKMFRFTHVDHVNFMKQFGQIAPQRIPFLGVQGVMHLTLACSALRILDEGLMNAVAASLPPRVAFCRSKDIAKILWSFGTLNYKPPNTEEFYSSLISEIHRKMPEFSRYPEHLLTCLLGLAFSEYFPLELINFALSPEFIRLAQERTKFELTKELYTLDGTVGVECLDYRGNRLTAHLQQEGSEMLWNLARRDMCSKPEFQEALFLLENLLGGPQYIKHHMILPHTRSSDLEVQLDVNMKPLPFNEEAVPLEDKAKLRLKHVGVSLTDDLMTQLLKGKSRVHFQRETESKTEQQAGILAKAAIHLGSSPGGVAGRLGVREMAGPHPPACLQAPQVKLAIQLTNKNQYCYGSRDLLGLHNMKRRQLKRLGYRVVELFHWEWLPLLKRTRLEKLMFLHEKVFSSAL